A stretch of DNA from Methylobacterium sp. CB376:
CAGAAGCGGGCGTAGTCGGCGGCCGTCGAGACGAGCCCGCCCCCGCCCGAGGCGACCCTGCGCGGATGCGCGTAGCGTCCCTCGACGGCGTCGTCGATCAGGGTCAGGCGCCCGCCCTCCCCGTGGGCGTAGTTCGAGGCGAAGCGCGCCAGCTTCTCGGCCGGGACGTGGAAATCGGTGTCGACCATGCCGAGCGGGCGGATGATGCGCTCGCGCAGGAACGCGTCGAAGGGCTGGCCCGACACCACCGCGACGAGGTGCCCGAGCACGTCGGTGCCGATCGAGTAGTTCCACTCGGCGCCGGGCTGGGACAGGAGCGGCAGGGAGGCGGCCTTGGCCACCACCTCGGCGAGCGAGGTCTCGGCGGTCTGGAAGTCGATGCCCTCGTCCCGGTACATGGCATCGACCAGGGTCGATTCCATGAAGCCGTAAGTGAGGCCCGAGGTGTGGGTGAGGAGGTCGCGGATGGTGATGTCGCGCTCGGCCGGCACGCTCTCCCACTTCCGGCGGCTGCCGCCGGTGAGCACCCGCATGCCGCGGAATTCCGGCAGGAAGCGGGTGACCGGATCGTCGAGCTGGAAGCGCCCCTCCTCGTAGAGCATCATCACCGCCACCGAGGTGAGCGGCTTGGTCATCGAGTAGATGCGCAGGATCGTGTCCCGCGCCATCGGGCGGCCGCGGGCGAGGTCGCAGAGCCCGTGCGCCCGCGCGAAGGCGATCTCGCCGCGCCGCGCCACCGTCACCGACAGGCCGGCGAGCCGGCCGGATTCCACGTAGCGGCGCATCCAGCCGTCGACGCGCTCCAGGCGCTCCGCGCAGAGGCCGACCGCCTCGGGGGCACAGGTGGGTTCGGACAAGGGGGCGACTCCTCGCTCTGACGACGCTTCAGGGGTTCTAATACCACCGGTCATTTCCCATGACCGGTGGTGGTGCTCTCGAATTTTCGCCAAGCCTTTGGCTTGAAATCGAAAATTCGAGATGGGTCAACGGCTCGATGCGTCCGCATCCTGAGCCGTTGGTATAAGCATCATTCGCCGAAGGGGTCACCTTCTCGGCGGCGGGAATGATGCGCAACCGATGCGGCGGACGCGATCGCGGGTGGCGCACCCAACGTCTCCTCGGCGAGGCGCGGGTTCTTCTCCGGAAGAGCCAGGAGGACCCGCGCCGGCCCTTGAGGCTGCCGACGGCGGTGCTCCCGCTGCCGACGAGTCGAGACCGGCACGCCGATGCTGGCCGCGAAGGCTGGCGGCGCCTTCCCGGTGCGCTCGCGGGTTTCGTCGCCATCACCCGTATCGGGCCCGTGCACGACCATGCCGGCCGGCGTCCCGCCCTCCTCGGCGCCGGCGTGCAGGTCCCGCGCGGTCGCGTCGCGGCTGGACGTCCGCCCGCGGCGGCCCGCGGCGCAGCGTCCGGCCCGCCCCGACCGGCGTCGTCCTCGGCCGATTGACCACGGCCGGGGCCGATGCCAAGCCTCGCGCGTCACCCTGCGGAACGACCCCGATGGCCCTCCCCGAAAGCCTCGCCGGCGCCCTGGCGCTCCCCGTGATCGCCTCGCCGATGTTCATCGTGTCGGGGCCGGACTTGGTGATCGCGCAGTGCCTGGGGGGCATCGTCGGCTCCTTCCCGGCCCTCAACGCGAGGCCGAAGGAGGCCCTCGACGGGTGGCTGACCCGGATCGGCGAGGCCCTCGCCGCCGCCAAGGCGGCGGAGCCGGACCGGATCGTCGCGCCCTACGCGGTCAACCAGATCGTGCACGCCTCGAACGACCGGCTGGATCACGACCTGGAAATCTGTGCCCGCCACCAGGTGCCGATCATCATCACCTCGCTGCGGGCACCGGACACGGTGGTGGCGGCGGTGCATGGCTGGGGCGGCCTCGTCTTCCACGACGTGACCACCGTGCGCCACGCCGAGAAGGCCCTGGAGGCCGGGGTCGACGGGCTGATCCTGGTCTGCGCCGGGGCGGGCGGACACGCGGGGGCGCTCAGCCCCTTCGCGCTGGTCGGCGAGGTGCGCCGCTTCTACGACGGGCCGCTGATCCTGTCGGGGGCGATCACCACCGGCGCGGCGATCCTGGCCGCCCAGGCGATGGGCGCCGACCTCGCCTATATGGGCACCCGCTTCATCGCCACCGCCGAGGCGAACGCGGCCCCCGCCTACAAGGAGATGATCGTCGAAACCCGCGCGGCGGACGTGGTCTACACGCCCTTCTTCACGGGCGTGCCGGGCAATTACCTAAAGCCCAGCATCGCGGCGGCCGGGCTCGACCCCGACGCGCTGCCGCACGCGGACAAGAGCCGGATGGATTTCGGCTCCGGGCGGACCAAGGCGTGGCGCGACATCTGGGGCGCCGGGCAGGGCGTCGGCACGATCGACGAGGTGCTGCCGGCCGCGGAAGTGATCGCGCGGCTGAAGCGGGACTACGCGGCGGCGCGGGAGCGGTTGCTCGGGCGCGGGCGAGCGGTCTAGACCTGACCCAGGGTCATGGCGCCGCAGGGCGGCCGACCCGCCGAAACGGGTTCGCGGTCGGGCGGAAGGAGCGAGTTCATGACATCCGAGGAAGGGACGGCGCTGATCCGCGCGATGTTCGAGGCCTTCTGCGATCTCGACCGGCCCGTCGAGGAGATCGCCGCCTACTTCGCGCCCGGCTACGTGCAGCGGGTGGATGGCAGGGAGTTCGGCCGGGAAGGCTTCCTCGATCACCTCCGGGCACTGCGCACGACGCTGCGGAGGCTTGACTTCGTCATCGAGCAGATCGTGTGCGACGGCGCCTCGGCCGCATCCGTGCATGTCGCCCACGCGCTGAAGCGGACCGGGGAGGCGGTGCGGGTGAAGGTCATCGCCTTCTACAAGCTGGAGCACGGGCAGATCAGCCTCGTCGACGAACTCACGCGGCTCGTCCACGGGGATGCGAGCGACCGGGACCTCGCCTTCGTGCGGCATGCGTGAGAGCGGCCGATCGCACTGAACGCGGCCCCGCGCTCGTCCCTTCCGGCCTCTCAGCAATCGCGCAGCCACGCGGCGAGCCGCGCCTGCGCCGAGCCCGCCGCGATCGGGCGGGGCGCCAGCAGGCGGTAATCCGTGCCGTCCGCGACGAAGCCGAAGGGCGCCGCCAGGAGGCCGCCCGCCACGTCGTCGCAGACGAGCCGCCAGGGTCCGATCGCCACCCCGATCCCGGCGGCGGCGGCCTGCAGGCTGAGGGAGAAGTGCTCGAACCGGTGCTCCGGCCCGTCCGGTGCCGGGCGCCCGCTCCGCGCGGCCCAGTCGGCCCAGGCCGCGGGCCGGGTGCGGCTGTGCAGCCGCGGCGTCCCGGGCCGGAAGGCCGGTCCCTCGCCCGTCTCCGCCACGAAGTCGCCGGCCCGGGCGGCGGCGCAGACCGGGCCCACCCTCTCGGCGAACAGGATCGCCGCGTGGGCGCCCGGTGCCGGCGGATGGTCGTTGCGGCGGAGCGCGAGGTCGAGCCCGTCCTCGAAGCGGGGCGTGCCGCCGCCGGAGACGAGGTGGAGCGCGAGGTCGGGATGGGCCTCCTGCAGGGCCGGCAGCCGGGGGATCAGCCAGCGCATCAGCAGGGTCGGCTCGCAGGACAGGACCAGCGGCGATTGCCGGGCCTCGGCCCGCAGGGCGCGCGTCGCCGACCGGATCGTCGCGAACGCCTCGGCCACCGCCCGGTGCAGGATCGCGCCGGCCGCGTTCAGGCGGACCCGCCGGCTGCGCCGCTCGAACAGAGGCAGGCCGAGATCCTCCTCGATCGCCCGCACCGCCCGGCTGACGGCGCCGTGGGTGAGGTGCAGTTCGTCGGCCGCCCGGGTGAAGCTCTCCAGGCGGGCCGCCGCCTCGAAGCAGCGCAGGGCGCCGAGCGGCGGCAGCCGGGCCGGCACGATCCGTGAGTCCGGCTCACCGTCACGGTCAGAAACCATCGTTATGAGGCCCGCGGGAGTGACGCTAGGACACGGATAGCCCCTCTCCCCCGCACAGGACAGCGCCGTGACCGAATGGCTCGCCGTCATCGTCATCACCACCCTCGCGGTGATCAGCCCGGGACCGGATTTCGCGATGGTCTCGCGCAACAGCCTCGTGCTCTCCCGGCGCGCCGGCCTGTTGACGGCCCTCGGCATCGACCTCGGGGTCGCGGTCCACGTCGCCTACACGCTGCTCGGCCTCGGTCTCGTCATCCGCCAGTCGATGATCCTGTTCTCGGCGCTGAAGCTCGCCGGCGCCGCCTACCTGGTGTGGCTCGGCCTGCGGATGCTGGCGGCGCGACCGCGCGCCCGGGCGCCGGAGGCGGGCGCCGCCCCGTCGGCGGCGGCGGCCCTGCGGACCGGCTTCCTCACCAACGCCCTCAATCCCAAGACCTCGGTCTTCGTCGTCAGCCTGTTCATGCAGGTGGTCCGGCCGGAGACGCCGCCCGGCGTTCAGCTCGCCTACGGCGCCTTTCTGATGGCGGCGCACGCGCTCTGGTTCGCGCTGGTGGCACTGCTCTTCTCGCAGCCGGGCCTGCGCCGGATCCTCCTCGCCGCCGGTGGCTGGATCGACCGCGCGTTCGGGGCGGTCCTCATCGGGTTCGGCGCGGCACTGGCCGCCGCCTCCCTGGAGCGGTAGGACGGAGGCCCGCATGCGGGAGCGCCCGCGCCGGAGCCCTGCCCTCGCGGCACGCTCCTCGCATGCGCCCGGCCGCATTCCCGCCAGCCCATAGCGAGTTCCCGATGGCGACCAACCTCTCCGTGAACGGCTCCCGGCTCTGGGACACGCTGATGGTCTCGGCCGGCATCGGCACCGGGCCGCGCGGCGGCATCCGGCGCCTCACCCTCACCGAGCCCGACCGGGTCATGCGCGACCGGCTCAAGGCCTGGGCCGAGGAGGGCGGCTACGCCCTGTCGATCGACCGGCTCGGCAGCATGGTCCTGCGCCGCCCCGGCACCGAGCCCGACCTGCCCCCCGTGGTCATCGGCAGCCACCTCGACACCCAGTGGGCGGGCGGGCGCTTCGACGGGATCCTGGGCGTGCTCGCCGGGCTCGAAGTGCTGCGCACCCTCGACGATCTCGGCCTCTCCACCCGCCGCAGCATCGAGGTGGTGAACTGGACCAACGAGGAGGGCGCGCGCTTCTCGCCGCCGATGCTCTGCTCCCTCGCCTGGTCGGGCCAGCAGAGTCCCGAATGGGTCGAGGGCCGGGTCGACCGGGACGGGATCCGCTTCGGCGACGCCCTCGCGGGAATCGGCTATCGCGGCCCCGAGCCGGTCGGCGGGCGGGCGATCGACGCCTATTTCGAGCTCCACATCGAGCAGGGACCCGCCCTCGACCGCGCGGGCGTGCCGGTCGGCATCGTGACCGGCGGCTTCCCGAGCTGCGGCATGCGCATCGCGGTCGAGGGCGAGACCGCCCATACGGGCCCGACCCCGATGGCGGAGCGCCACAACGCGCTCGTCGGCGCCGCCATGGTGGCGGTGGCGGTGAACGAGATCGGCTGGGCCCACGCGGAGGCCGACGCCAAGGCCACCGCCGCCCGCCTCGACCTCGTCCCGAACCTGCCCGGCACCCTCTCGGAATATGCCGAATTGTTCATCGACATGCGCGCCCCCGAGGTGGAGCGGCTGGAGACCATGAAGGCGGCCCTGCGGGCGGCCCTGCCGGACTGCGCCGAACGCTCGCGCACGGCGATCCGGATCGCCGAGGAATGGGGTTTCGGGGTGTTCCAGTTCGACGACGGGCTGATCGCGCTCCTGCGCGAGACCGCCGCACGGCTCGCCGTCCCGACCATGGACCTGCGCTCGCAGGCCGGGCACGACGCCTACCACGTCGCCCGGGTCGCGCCGGCCTGCATGATCTTCACCCCCTGCAAGGGCGGCATCACCCACAACGAGGCCGAGGCGATCGACCTCGCCGAGACGCTGCCCGGCGTGAACCTGCTGCTCCACGCCGCGCTCGCCCGCGCCAACCGCTGAGGAACCTTGACGTCGGCGCGGGCCGCGATACCTGCCGCCCGTCCTCACCGGGATCCTGAGCCATGTCGATGACCCGTCGCACGCTCCTCGCCGCCGGGCCCGCGGCGGTCGGCAGCGCCGCCGGCCTCGGCGGCGGGCCGGCCGCCGCCGCCCCCGCCGCGCCGCCGCCCGCCCTCTACCGCTACGCGGTCGGCGAGGCCGCCGTGACCGCCCTGCACGAGGGCATGGTCGCGCGCCCGATCGACGCGTCCTTCGTGCGCAACGCCCCCTTCGAGGCGGTGCAGGGCGCGCTGGAGCGCGCCTTCCTGCCCAGGGACGCGCTGCCGATCACCTTCACGCCCCTGCTCCTCGATCTCGGCGGGCGGCGGGTGCTGATCGACACCGGTTTCGCCGATAACGGCCCGGCCTCCACCGGCGGGGTCCTGCGCGCCCTCGACGCGCTCGGCCTGCAGCCCGGCCAGATCGACGCGGTGGTGATCAGCCACTTCCACCCCGACCACATCCTCGGGCTGCGCCGCAAGGACGGCAGCCTCACCTACCCGAACGCGCAGGTGCTGGTGCCCGAGCCCGAGGCGGCCTTCTGGATGGACGACGGCCGCCGGGCGAACCCGCCGGAGGCCCTGAAGCCGACCCTCGGCGCCGTGCAGCGGGCCTTCGAGCCCAAGGACATCCGGGTCGAGCGCTACGCCTGGGGCAAGGAGGTGCTGCCCGGCCTCACCGCCCTCGACGCGCGCGGCCACACGCCGGGCCACACCGCCTTCGCGCTGCATTCGGGCGAGGCGAGGCTCCTGGTGATGTCGGACGTCACCAACCACCCGGCCCTGTTCGTGCGCAACCCCGACTGGTCGGCAATCTTCGACATGGATGCCGACCAGGCCCGCGCCACCCGCCACAGGATGCTGCAGATGGCGGCCTCCGAGCGGCTGGCGGTGGCCTTCTACCACGCCCCGTTCCCGGCCGCGGGCCACATCGCGAAGGCGGGCGAGGGCTACGAGCTCGTCCCGCTGCAATGGGGCGTGGGCCCGGCCTGACGGGCCGGGCCCCCGGAGGAGTCAGGCGCCCGTCTCGGCGAGGAGCCAGGCCAGGGTCCCGGCCTCGGCGCCCGACGGGGTGAGGTGCAGGATGATCGGCGTCTCGTAGGGGTGGCGGGCCTTGAGCGCCGCGCTCAGGGCCTCGGCCAGCCCCTCGCGGCTCTTCACGAGCGCCACCACCTCCTGCCCGCGCTCGACCGCGCCCTTCCAGGCATAGACCGAGCGCATCCCGGGCAGGACGTTGACGCAGGCGGCGAGCTTCTCGCGCACGAGGGTCTCGCCCACGGCCAGGGCGGTCTCCTCGTCCGGAAAGGTCGTGTAGACGAGCAGCGGGCGCTCCATGCTATGCGTCTCCGGGTGACGGCGGATCCGGCCCCGAGTGAGCGGGGAGCGGCGCCCCGGCGTCAAGCGGGGCAGAGTCGAGCATGGCGCGTCGCTTCAACCGGATGGCCTTCATCGCCAGCCCGACGGCCGATGCCCGCGAGGCCGCCGCGCTCCTGATGCAGCGCTACGACCACGTGCCGCCCGAGGAGGCGGACGTGGTGGTGGGCCTGGGCGGCGACGGCCTGATGCTGCAGGCCCTGCACCGCTTCATGGGCAGCGGCAAGCCGATCTACGGCATGAACCGCGGCACGGTCGGCTTCCTGATGAACGAGTTCCACCTCGACGACCTGCCCGACCGGCTGGAGCAGACGCAGCGCAGCGTGGTCCACCCGCTCCTGATGGTGGCGACCGACGTGCTCGGCCTCACCCACACGGCGCGGGCGGTCAACGAGGTCTACATGCTGCGCCAGACCCACCAGACCGCGAAGCTCAAGATCTCCATCGACGGGCAGGTGCGCCTGCCCGAGCTGATCGCCGACGGGGTGCTGGCGGCGACGCCGGTCGGCTCGACGGCGTACAACTTCTCGGTCGGGGGCCCGATCCTGCCGATCTCGGCCCAGCTGATCGCGCTCACCCCGATCTCGGCCTTCCGGCCGCGGCGCCAGGGCAGCGTGCTCCTGCCGAACCACGCCCGCATCCGCATCGAGGTGAAGGACCCGGAATACCGCCCGGTCGCGGCGGTGGCCGACCACACCGAGTTCCGCCGCGTCGCCCGGGTCGAGACCCAGCTCGACCGCTCGACCGACCTCGTCATGCTGCACGATCCCGGCCACAGCATGGACGAGCGCATCCTGCGCGAGCAGTTCGGCTGAGGGCGATCCCCTGCTCCGGTCCGGTGCGCGGGGCCCGGCGATCACAGCCCGCGGATGATCTGCGTGAACCGATCCTCCGCCCGGCTGTAGCGCTCGGCCACGCGCTCCCGCAGGCAGGCCCGCACGGTCATGTCGGCGTAGAACAGGCCCTGGCGCTTCATCATCCGGCACTCGACGAGGGGCGGGCCGTAGATCCCGGCGGCCAGGACGAGGAGCAGGCCGCCGATCTCGGCGGCCCGCACCAGGGCCGGCGGCCAGGGGACGAAGCGCCTCCCGGCCGTCCGGACAGGACCGGCGGAGCCGAGGGCGACCGGCGCGGCGCGGCGCTCCTGCTCCATCCCGGCGAGGGCCGCGGGGCGCAGGGCCGTCGCCGGATCGACGCCCGGCCAGGGCGCCGGATCCTGGGCCGGCCGCCTCTGTCCGAACCTGCGCGCGACGGGGCTGAGCGCCGACGCCATGGTGGAATGCTCCCGAATTGGCACGACCGATCTCGGCCGCCGGGAGCCCTGCCAGACGCGTGCCCGCGCGCAACGAAGTCTTTACCATGTCCTTGGGGAAGAAATGATACAGGCAGCGGGAGCGACCGTTTCCGTGGAGAGGCGCCGTGTCATCGTGAGATCGGTCCGCCGGGATCCGCGTCGGAATGCCGGATGATGGCAGCGCGGCGCCCGCCCTCCGCGGGGCTTCGCGCCCGGGCGGCTCCGTCCGCGCGGGCGGGCGGTGCGTGACGCGCGCGCGACCGCGCCGCGCGATCCCGCCCGGCGCAGCGAGGCCCCCTCCCCTACGCCGCTCGCGGCAGCGCGCGGAAATGCCCGTCGAGCGCCGCGAGCGTGCCGGCGAGGAGCGGGTCGAGGCCGTCGAGCATCGCGGCCTCCGGCATCCGATCCTCCCCCCGGGCCGCCCGCTCGATCTCGGCGAGGCGCGCAGCGAGGGCGGAGGCGCCGACATTGAGGCTCATTGATTTGAGGCCGTGCGCGGCCCGGGCGGCCGCGGGAGCGTCCGCGGCCTCGCGCAGGGCGGCGAGGCCCTTCGGGGCGTGCTCGCGGAACAGGCCGAGCAGCCGGGCGATGAAGGCCGGGCCGCTCGCCTGCGCCATCTCGTCGAGCCCCGCCAGCGTGCCGGGATCGAGCAGGGCCTGGGGAGCGGCGCCATCGCCCGGCGCCCCGGCCGATGCCGGCTCCGGCGCCGCGGCGGGCGGGCCGTCCTCCCGGAGCAGGCTGCCGAGAAGGCGCGCGAGATCCGCGAGCGTGAAGGGCTTGGCGAGCATGCCGTCCATGCCCGCCTCCCGCCACGCCTCGGCGCCCTCGCCGATCACGTGCGCGGTGAGCGCCACGATCGGCAGCCGCGTCCCGCCGGTCGCGGCCTCGCGGGCGCGGATCGCCCGCGCCGCGTCGAACCCGTCGAGGATCGGCATGCTGCCGTCCATCAGGACGAGGTCGAAGCCGCCGCCGGCCGCCGCCTCCACCGCCTCCCGCCCGTTCTCCACGGTCACGACCTGCGTCACGCCGCAGCGGGCGAGGGCCTCGACCGCGACCTCCCGGTTGACGGGGCTGTCATCCGCCACCAGCACCCGCGCCCGCGGGAAGCGGGCGGGGGACGCGGCCGCCGCCTCGCGGCGCTCCGCCGCGGCCGCGAGGGCCGTGCCCCGCGCCAGGTCCGCGAGGGCTTGGCGCCACTCGGCCTGCGCCAGGGGCCAGCGCAGCACCTCGTCGGCGAGGCCGGCGGCCAGCACCTCGGCGCCGCGCGCATCGCCCATCGGGGCGAGCGCCAGCACCCGCCCGGCGCCCGGCGGGCGTCCCCGCGCCGCGAGCTCGGCCGCGTCCAGGATCGCGTGGGCCGGCCCTTCGTCCGCCGGGACGAAGCCCGCCGCCGAGAGGCCCGAGAGCAGCGCCGCCCGGGTGGCGTCCCCCCGCGCCGCGACCATCACCCGCGGCAGCACCGCGGGATCGCGCCGGACCGGCCGGGCCGGCTCCAGCACCTCGACCGGGATCTCGGCGAAGAAGGTCGAGCCCTCGCCGACCCGGCTCTCGACGCCGACCCGCCCGCCCATCGCGGCGGCCAGCCGCTCGGCGATGGAGAGGCCGAGGCCGGTGCCGCCGAAGCGGCGGGTGGTCGATTGGTCGGCCTGGGAGAAGGCGGTGAACAGGGAGCCGAGCGCCTCGGCCGGGATGCCGATCCCCGTATCGGTCACCGAGAGGCGCAGGCGGGCACCGCCCTCCCGCATCTCCAGGCGGATGAGGACGTGGCCCGCCTCCGTGAATTTCAGCGCGTTGTTGACGAAGTTGCCGAGCACCTGGCCGAGCCGGACAGGGTCGCCGGCGATCGCCCGCGGCACGTCGGGGGCGACCAGCGCCGCGAGGTCGAGCCCCTTGCCCCGCGCCCGCTCGCCGAACAGGGTCACCACCGTGTCGGCCACCTCGGCCGGGTCGACCGGGATCCGCTCGAGGTCGAGCTTGCCCGCCTCGACCTTCGCGAAGTCGAGGATGTCGTTGATGATGGCGAGCAGGTTCTGCCCCGAGCGGGCGATCACCTCGGCGTAGCGGCGCTGGCGCGCCGGCAGGTCGCCCGAGGCGAGGAGTTCGGCCATGACCAGCATGCCGTTCATGGGCGTGCGGATCTCGTGGCTCATTGTGGCGAGGAAGCTGGATTTCGCCGCGTTGGCGGCCTCGGCCGCCTCCTTGGCCTCGCTCAGGTCGGCGGTGCGGTCGCTCACCTCCTGCTCCAGGCGGGCGCGGTGGGCGGCGAGCCGGCGGTCGCGCTCGTCGACCGCGTCGAGGAGGCCGTTGAAGGTCCGCGCGAGGGCGCCGACCTCGTCCTCCGCCACCACGGTGACGCGGTGGGCGTAGTCGTGGTTCTCGCGCACGGTCGTCATGGCGTGGGAGAGGGTGGCGAGGGGCCGGGTCAGGGCCGCCTGCAGGCGCCACGCCACCGCGAGCCCGACCAGGACCGCGAGGCCCGCCGTCATGGCGGCGTTGGCGAGCACCTCGTAGAGGCGCTCGACCAGGTCGGCCGTCTCGGCGATCAGGGTGACGCGCCCGACCACCACGGTGTTCTCCCGCACCGGCACGCTCAGGCGGACGGTGCGCGTCCACAGGAGGTCGAAGGGCGAGACGCCCTGCTCGCGGTCGAGGTCGAGGTCGCGCGCGAGGCGCAGGCCCGTTCCCTGCTCGGCCAGGGTGGCGCCGCCCGGCAGCGAGAGCGCCGCGTAGACGACGCCCTTCTCGTCCGCGATGGCCCGCAGGGTGGCGTGGGCCCCCGCCGCATCCATCTCGGCGGCGGCGCGCGCGGTGGCGCTCGCGAAGACGCTGGCGATGCCGTGCAGCGAGTCGCGCTTGTCGGCGACGTAGCGCGTCGCCTCGCGCCAGACGCCGAGCGCGGTGCTCACCGCCAGGGCGACCAGCACGGCGCCGATCACCGCCCGGCCGAGGCGGGTCGCCAGGGGCGTGGCGCGCCTCATGCGGCCTTCGCCCCGCCGAGGGCCAAGGCCTCGACCGCGGGCCAGCGGCCGAGGAAGGCCTCGACCACCGCCGGGTCGAAATGCGTGCCGGCCTGGGCCCGCACGTGGTCGCGCGCCGCCTCCAGGGACCAGGCGGCCTTGTAGGGCCGCGCGCTGGTGAGGGCGTCGAACACGTCCGCCACGGCGACGATGCGGCCCGAGAGCGGGATCTCCTCCCCCTTCAGCCCGCGCGGATAGCCGGTGCCGTCCCAGCGCTCGTGGTGGGTGCCGGCGATCTCGGCGGCGAGCCGCACCACCTCGGAAGAGCTGCTCTCCAGCATGCGCTCCCCGCGCTCGGCGTGGCGCTCCATCTCCCGCCGCTCGGCCGCGCTGAGGGGGCCGCGCTTCAACAGGATCGCGTCGGGGATGGCGATCTTGCCGACGTCGTGCATGGTCGAGGCGAGGCTGATCAGGCGGCCGCGGTCGGGCGGGAAGCCCATCGCCTCGGCGATCAGCCCGACATAGCCGGCGACCCGCGCCACGTGGTCCCCGGTATCGGTGTCGCGGTGCTCGGCGGCCCGCATCAGCAGGGTGACGATCTCGCGCTCGCGGGCCTCCACCAGGGAGACCGCGGCCGCCACCTCGCGGGCGAGCCAGGCCGCCCGCTCCTCCTGCTCGCGATAGGCGCGGCTCAGCGCCAGCAGGTTGGTGACGCGGGCGCGGATCTCCAGCGGGTCGCAGGGCTTGTTCACGAAGTCGGTCGCGCCCGCCTCGAGCGCCTCGCGCCGCAGCGCCCGCGCGTCGAAGCTCGTCACCATCACGATCGGCACGTGGGCGAAGCCCGGGATCGCCCGCGCGGCCCGGATGAAGGCGAGGCCGTCCATCTCGGGCATCTCGTAATCGGTGAGCACGATCCCGATCTCGGGCCCGTGCGCGCGGATGTGGGCGAGCGCCTCCGCCGGGCGCGTGAAGGCGTCCGGGGCGCAATCCGCGATCGGCCGCAGGGCTTCCACCATCAGGAGGTTGTTGAGTTCGGCATCGTCGAGCACGAGCGCGCGCATCCGTCTCCCCCCGCCAGCAGCGCATGAGCGGCCGGCGCATGATCGCGGCGAAACCTTGACAAGTCCTCCCTGCGGGAGCGGGGCCCGGCCGCGTCCACTTGGACGCGATGCTTTGGCTTTGAAACCGGCCCCGCGGGCGCTACAGGACTTCTTCAGTGACCCGGGCGCGCGGCGCCCCCCGAACAGGATTCGCACGAGACCCCCACGATGGCAGGCTTCAAGGACCAGCTTTTCGACACCCGGCGCGGCGCCTCCGCGCAGGCGAAGCAGGCGATGCTGGAGAAGTTCAAGACCCGCGCGGCCGAGGAGGACCCGGCGGCGCAGGCCCGCAGGGCCGAGCGCCAGCGCATCGCCGAGGCCCGCGCCGCCCGCGAGGCGGAGCGCGAGGCGAAGCGCAAGGCGGAGGCGGAACGCCGCGCGGCCGAGGAGGCGGAGGCCCGCGCCCGGGCCGAACGGGAGGCCGAGGAGGA
This window harbors:
- a CDS encoding serine hydrolase domain-containing protein, whose amino-acid sequence is MSEPTCAPEAVGLCAERLERVDGWMRRYVESGRLAGLSVTVARRGEIAFARAHGLCDLARGRPMARDTILRIYSMTKPLTSVAVMMLYEEGRFQLDDPVTRFLPEFRGMRVLTGGSRRKWESVPAERDITIRDLLTHTSGLTYGFMESTLVDAMYRDEGIDFQTAETSLAEVVAKAASLPLLSQPGAEWNYSIGTDVLGHLVAVVSGQPFDAFLRERIIRPLGMVDTDFHVPAEKLARFASNYAHGEGGRLTLIDDAVEGRYAHPRRVASGGGGLVSTAADYARFCRFILNRGELDGVRLLGRKSVDLMTTNHLRGDLADMGQPRFSESSYAGIGFGLGFSVMLDPAKAQILGTPGEVAWGGAASTAFWIDPAEELFVILLTQLMPSSALPLRRELRVLTYAALVDQAGPTARR
- a CDS encoding NAD(P)H-dependent flavin oxidoreductase, with the translated sequence MALPESLAGALALPVIASPMFIVSGPDLVIAQCLGGIVGSFPALNARPKEALDGWLTRIGEALAAAKAAEPDRIVAPYAVNQIVHASNDRLDHDLEICARHQVPIIITSLRAPDTVVAAVHGWGGLVFHDVTTVRHAEKALEAGVDGLILVCAGAGGHAGALSPFALVGEVRRFYDGPLILSGAITTGAAILAAQAMGADLAYMGTRFIATAEANAAPAYKEMIVETRAADVVYTPFFTGVPGNYLKPSIAAAGLDPDALPHADKSRMDFGSGRTKAWRDIWGAGQGVGTIDEVLPAAEVIARLKRDYAAARERLLGRGRAV
- a CDS encoding nuclear transport factor 2 family protein, producing the protein MTSEEGTALIRAMFEAFCDLDRPVEEIAAYFAPGYVQRVDGREFGREGFLDHLRALRTTLRRLDFVIEQIVCDGASAASVHVAHALKRTGEAVRVKVIAFYKLEHGQISLVDELTRLVHGDASDRDLAFVRHA
- a CDS encoding LysR family transcriptional regulator codes for the protein MPARLPPLGALRCFEAAARLESFTRAADELHLTHGAVSRAVRAIEEDLGLPLFERRSRRVRLNAAGAILHRAVAEAFATIRSATRALRAEARQSPLVLSCEPTLLMRWLIPRLPALQEAHPDLALHLVSGGGTPRFEDGLDLALRRNDHPPAPGAHAAILFAERVGPVCAAARAGDFVAETGEGPAFRPGTPRLHSRTRPAAWADWAARSGRPAPDGPEHRFEHFSLSLQAAAAGIGVAIGPWRLVCDDVAGGLLAAPFGFVADGTDYRLLAPRPIAAGSAQARLAAWLRDC
- a CDS encoding LysE family translocator, encoding MTEWLAVIVITTLAVISPGPDFAMVSRNSLVLSRRAGLLTALGIDLGVAVHVAYTLLGLGLVIRQSMILFSALKLAGAAYLVWLGLRMLAARPRARAPEAGAAPSAAAALRTGFLTNALNPKTSVFVVSLFMQVVRPETPPGVQLAYGAFLMAAHALWFALVALLFSQPGLRRILLAAGGWIDRAFGAVLIGFGAALAAASLER
- a CDS encoding Zn-dependent hydrolase — protein: MATNLSVNGSRLWDTLMVSAGIGTGPRGGIRRLTLTEPDRVMRDRLKAWAEEGGYALSIDRLGSMVLRRPGTEPDLPPVVIGSHLDTQWAGGRFDGILGVLAGLEVLRTLDDLGLSTRRSIEVVNWTNEEGARFSPPMLCSLAWSGQQSPEWVEGRVDRDGIRFGDALAGIGYRGPEPVGGRAIDAYFELHIEQGPALDRAGVPVGIVTGGFPSCGMRIAVEGETAHTGPTPMAERHNALVGAAMVAVAVNEIGWAHAEADAKATAARLDLVPNLPGTLSEYAELFIDMRAPEVERLETMKAALRAALPDCAERSRTAIRIAEEWGFGVFQFDDGLIALLRETAARLAVPTMDLRSQAGHDAYHVARVAPACMIFTPCKGGITHNEAEAIDLAETLPGVNLLLHAALARANR
- a CDS encoding MBL fold metallo-hydrolase — protein: MSMTRRTLLAAGPAAVGSAAGLGGGPAAAAPAAPPPALYRYAVGEAAVTALHEGMVARPIDASFVRNAPFEAVQGALERAFLPRDALPITFTPLLLDLGGRRVLIDTGFADNGPASTGGVLRALDALGLQPGQIDAVVISHFHPDHILGLRRKDGSLTYPNAQVLVPEPEAAFWMDDGRRANPPEALKPTLGAVQRAFEPKDIRVERYAWGKEVLPGLTALDARGHTPGHTAFALHSGEARLLVMSDVTNHPALFVRNPDWSAIFDMDADQARATRHRMLQMAASERLAVAFYHAPFPAAGHIAKAGEGYELVPLQWGVGPA
- the cutA gene encoding divalent-cation tolerance protein CutA, which produces MERPLLVYTTFPDEETALAVGETLVREKLAACVNVLPGMRSVYAWKGAVERGQEVVALVKSREGLAEALSAALKARHPYETPIILHLTPSGAEAGTLAWLLAETGA